A DNA window from Pleurodeles waltl isolate 20211129_DDA chromosome 12, aPleWal1.hap1.20221129, whole genome shotgun sequence contains the following coding sequences:
- the LOC138267284 gene encoding olfactory receptor 11L1-like: MTTPDMECFGNSTDATEFLLLGLQALPELKPILFFMFVIIYLFTIVGNILIVATVSLDSHLHTPMYFFLGNLSFLEVWYPTTTVPTMLAGILTNGRLISYTACISQFYFFVSFAATECCLLTVMAYDRYVAICFPLQYMVLMVKRRCLKLVVSSWVAGFSPPVITVSLLCSLRFTGRKEIDHFFCEFAPLLKATCSETSVIELYVFIIAVTILSVPFTLIIVSYVYIMSAIVRIPSVTGRHRAFSTCSSHLTVVIVYFGTLITIYVSPTTGHYLNLNKALSLLYTVATPLLNPIIYTLRNKDIQKTLRKACHTFPFSRL, translated from the coding sequence ATGACTACACCAGATATGGAGTGTTTCGGAAACAGTACTGATGCAACAGAATTCCTGCTTCTCGGACTTCAGGCTCTCCCAGAGCTGAAGCCCATCCTCTTCTTCATGTTTGTCATCATCTACCTGTTCACCATAGTTGGGAACATCCTGATAGTGGCCACCGTGTCTCTGGATAGCCACCTGCACACACCCATGTACTTCTTTCTTGGAAATTTGTCATTCCTGGAAGTCTGGTACCCGACAACGACTGTGCCGACTATGCTAGCTGGCATACTGACAAACGGAAGGCTCATTTCCTACACAGCTTGCAtctcacaattttatttttttgtctcatTTGCAGCCACTGAGTGCTGCCTCTTGACAGTGATGGCTTATGATAGGTATGTAGCAATCTGCTTTCCCTTACAGTACATGGTCCTTATGGTGAAAAGGCGTTGCCTCAAGCTTGTTGTAAGTTCTTGGGTAGCTGGGTTTTCTCCACCAGTGATCACAGTGTCCTTACTGTGTAGTCTACGGTTCACTGGCAGGAAGGAGATCGACCATTTCTTTtgtgagtttgcacccttgctAAAAGCCACCTGCTCAGAGACGTCTGTGATAGAATTGTATGTTTTTATCATAGCAGTCACCATATTGTCAGTTCCATTCACTCTAATCATTGTGTCTTATGTGTACATCATGTCGGCCATCGTGCGAATCCCTTCAGTCACGGGCAGACACCGAGCCTTCTCCACCTGCAGCTCCCACCTCACTGTGGTTATTGTTTACTTTGGGACACTGATCACAATATACGTATCACCCACTACTGGCCACTACCTAAACCTCAACAAAGCCCTATCCCTTCTCTACACTGTGGCGACCCCGCTGCTGAATCCCATCATATACACTCTGAGAaacaaggacatacagaagacATTGAGGAAAGCCTGCCATACCTTTCCATTTTCCAGGCTGTGA